A window from Chitinophaga filiformis encodes these proteins:
- a CDS encoding sensor histidine kinase, which yields MLNLDASMFKQVIGWKFVLVSTAVIIIVGTIWYVSSIAGKLEEEETKKVATWVAANRELLQASNEANLNLAVEIITNNTSIPVIITNENGHIIDSRNLDTTRLSRNPQYMEEELATFKNQHPPFIMEIDAKNNLYNYIYYGDSLILKQVRYYPYIQLIVVALFISIVLVALSTSNRAVQNLLWVGMAKETAHQLGTPLSSIEAWIEILKDNEANELVATELRKDVDRLKLISERFSKIGSVPQLEERDVVSQVEAMVTYIRKRAPQKVVLTMHCQEHEIPSMISPQLFDWVIENLLKNALDAMEGKGTIDIYIENHPANIVIDITDSGKGIPKANFEKVFKPGFSTKKRGWGLGLSLAKRIIEEYHKGRLTVRSSELNKGTTFRILLRK from the coding sequence ATGCTTAATTTAGATGCCAGTATGTTTAAACAGGTCATAGGCTGGAAGTTTGTGCTTGTATCTACCGCGGTGATCATCATTGTGGGTACGATCTGGTACGTAAGCAGCATCGCCGGCAAACTGGAAGAAGAAGAAACAAAAAAAGTGGCTACCTGGGTGGCCGCCAACCGCGAATTGCTCCAGGCTTCCAACGAAGCAAACCTCAACCTGGCCGTCGAGATCATTACAAATAATACCAGCATTCCCGTTATTATCACCAATGAAAACGGTCACATTATAGACTCCCGTAACCTGGACACCACCAGGCTTTCGCGCAATCCCCAATACATGGAAGAAGAACTGGCCACTTTCAAGAACCAGCACCCTCCTTTCATTATGGAGATCGATGCAAAAAATAACCTTTACAATTATATTTATTACGGCGATTCCCTTATTCTCAAACAGGTACGCTATTACCCTTATATACAACTTATCGTGGTAGCCCTGTTCATCAGCATTGTGCTGGTAGCGCTCTCCACTTCCAACCGCGCCGTCCAGAACCTTCTGTGGGTGGGAATGGCCAAAGAAACAGCCCACCAGCTGGGCACTCCCCTCTCCTCCATAGAGGCCTGGATAGAGATCCTCAAGGACAATGAGGCCAATGAACTGGTTGCAACAGAACTGCGGAAAGACGTGGACAGGCTGAAACTCATCTCCGAACGTTTCTCCAAAATAGGCAGTGTACCACAATTGGAAGAACGGGATGTGGTGAGCCAGGTGGAAGCAATGGTGACCTACATCCGGAAAAGAGCACCGCAGAAAGTAGTGCTTACTATGCACTGCCAGGAACATGAGATCCCCTCTATGATCTCCCCCCAATTATTTGACTGGGTCATTGAAAACCTGCTGAAAAATGCCCTGGACGCCATGGAAGGGAAAGGCACCATTGATATTTATATCGAAAATCATCCGGCCAATATTGTTATAGACATCACCGACAGTGGAAAAGGCATCCCGAAAGCCAATTTTGAAAAAGTCTTCAAACCCGGGTTCAGTACCAAAAAAAGAGGTTGGGGACTGGGACTTTCACTGGCAAAACGTATTATAGAAGAGTATCATAAAGGCAGGCTGACAGTGCGTTCATCCGAGCTTAACAAGGGAACTACCTTCAGGATCCTGCTGAGAAAATGA